A genomic window from Streptomyces broussonetiae includes:
- the ispG gene encoding flavodoxin-dependent (E)-4-hydroxy-3-methylbut-2-enyl-diphosphate synthase: MSTVEHTTPERRTTRQLMVGSVGVGSDHPVSVQSMTTTVTAHVDETLQQIAELTAAGCDIVRVAVPTSDDAEALRAIAAKSPLPVVADIHFQPRYVFAAIEAGCAGVRVNPGNIKRFDDQIKDITRAARDHGVPLRIGVNAGSLDRRILARHGSATPEALVESAMREAELFAEHDFHDFKISVKHHDPMTTVRAYELLAEQCEQPLHLGVTEAGPTQQGTVKSAVAFGSLLRQGIGDTVRVSLSAPPVEEVKVGVEILRSLGLRPRQLEIVSCPSCGRAQVDVYKLAEEVSAGLEGLPVPLRVAVMGCVVNGPGEAREADLGVASGNGKGQIFVRGEVVRTVPESQIVETLIEEALRIAEEHVKESENEPGEAETRS; the protein is encoded by the coding sequence ATGAGCACCGTTGAGCACACCACGCCCGAGCGCCGCACAACGAGGCAGCTGATGGTCGGCTCGGTCGGAGTGGGCAGTGACCATCCCGTCTCCGTCCAGTCGATGACGACGACCGTGACCGCGCACGTCGACGAGACGCTCCAGCAGATCGCCGAACTGACGGCCGCGGGCTGCGACATCGTCCGGGTCGCGGTCCCCACGAGCGACGACGCCGAGGCGCTGCGCGCCATCGCCGCCAAGTCACCGCTTCCCGTTGTCGCCGACATCCACTTCCAGCCGCGCTACGTCTTCGCGGCGATCGAGGCGGGCTGCGCGGGGGTGCGGGTCAACCCGGGCAACATCAAACGCTTCGACGACCAGATCAAGGACATCACCCGGGCCGCGCGCGACCACGGCGTCCCGCTCCGCATCGGCGTCAACGCCGGGTCACTCGATCGCCGCATCCTGGCCCGGCACGGCTCGGCCACCCCGGAGGCACTGGTGGAATCGGCGATGCGGGAGGCGGAACTGTTCGCCGAGCACGATTTCCACGATTTCAAGATCTCGGTGAAGCACCACGACCCGATGACGACGGTCCGTGCCTACGAACTACTGGCCGAGCAGTGCGAGCAGCCGCTCCACCTGGGCGTGACCGAGGCCGGTCCGACGCAGCAGGGCACGGTGAAGTCGGCCGTCGCCTTCGGTTCCCTGCTCCGCCAGGGCATCGGGGACACCGTCCGGGTCTCGCTCTCGGCGCCGCCGGTCGAGGAGGTGAAGGTCGGGGTCGAGATCCTGCGATCGCTCGGGCTCCGCCCGCGGCAGCTGGAGATCGTCTCCTGCCCCTCCTGCGGACGGGCCCAGGTGGACGTGTACAAGCTGGCGGAGGAGGTCTCCGCCGGGCTCGAAGGGCTGCCCGTGCCGCTGCGGGTCGCCGTCATGGGCTGCGTGGTCAACGGTCCCGGAGAGGCACGCGAAGCCGACCTGGGGGTCGCCTCCGGAAACGGCAAGGGCCAGATCTTCGTCCGCGGCGAGGTCGTCCGGACGGTGCCGGAGAGCCAGATCGTCGAGACGTTGATCGAGGAGGCGCTCCGGATCGCGGAGGAGCACGTCAAGGAGTCGGAGAACGAGCCCGGGGAGGCCGAGACACGGTCATGA
- a CDS encoding 1-deoxy-D-xylulose-5-phosphate synthase, producing MTLLQGITSPADLRRLDRSQDGELCAEIREFLIHAVAESGGHLGPNLGVVELTVALHRVFESPRDVLLFDTGHQAYVHKLLTGRAQGFDRLRTAGGLSGYPSREESDHDVIENSHASTALSYADGLAKAFALRGDQHRRVVAVVGDGALTGGLAWEALNNIGAVPERPVVIVLNDNGRSYRPTTGALARHLEAIGTEPAARSDFFESLGITYLGPVDGHDCASVEQALRTAVSLKRPVVVHCLTKKGQGYPPAAQDDVDRWHAVGRFDLATGAVESPGTPSWTEVFADEMLAVAAERPEVVGITAAMTVPVGLHKFAAKFPDRVFDVGISEQHAVASAAGLATAGLRPVVAVYSTFLARAFDQVLMDVALHRLPVVFVLDRAGVTGPDGPSHHGLWDLSWLSLVPGLRVAAPRDATSLRLLLREALDRDDGPTVLRFPKEQAGARIEHVGQIRGLNVLRSPEAPRAPRVLLAAAGPMATACVEAAGLLADQGVEATVVDPRWVVPVPDALVELASTYPLTVTVEDNIGTGGFGERLGRRVAATGATTRVANLSLPARFVEAGSRNELLHAHGLSAPRIAEQVHALTIGTTGAEGRRMNEAPYSSG from the coding sequence ATGACACTGCTACAGGGCATCACCTCACCCGCCGACCTCAGGAGGCTCGACCGGAGCCAGGACGGCGAACTGTGCGCGGAGATCCGCGAGTTCCTCATCCATGCCGTGGCGGAGTCGGGCGGCCACCTCGGACCGAACCTGGGCGTGGTCGAACTGACCGTCGCGCTCCACCGGGTCTTCGAGTCCCCGCGTGACGTGCTGCTGTTCGACACCGGCCATCAGGCGTATGTGCACAAGCTGCTGACCGGGCGAGCGCAGGGGTTCGACAGACTGCGCACCGCCGGGGGGCTGTCGGGCTATCCCTCGCGCGAGGAGTCCGACCACGACGTCATCGAGAACTCCCACGCCTCCACGGCGCTGTCGTACGCGGACGGGTTGGCCAAAGCGTTCGCGCTCCGCGGTGACCAGCACCGCAGGGTGGTCGCCGTGGTCGGCGACGGCGCACTCACCGGCGGACTGGCCTGGGAGGCGCTCAACAACATCGGGGCGGTCCCGGAACGGCCCGTGGTGATCGTCCTGAATGACAACGGGCGCTCCTACCGGCCCACGACCGGGGCGCTCGCGAGGCATCTGGAGGCGATCGGCACGGAACCCGCGGCGCGCTCCGACTTCTTCGAGAGCCTCGGAATCACCTACCTGGGGCCGGTGGACGGCCACGACTGCGCCTCGGTGGAACAGGCGCTGCGTACGGCGGTGAGCCTGAAGCGCCCCGTCGTCGTGCACTGCCTGACCAAGAAGGGGCAGGGCTACCCTCCCGCCGCCCAGGACGACGTGGACCGCTGGCACGCGGTCGGTCGCTTCGACCTGGCGACCGGTGCCGTCGAGAGTCCGGGCACACCGTCATGGACCGAGGTCTTCGCCGACGAGATGCTCGCCGTGGCGGCCGAGCGCCCCGAGGTGGTCGGCATCACCGCTGCGATGACCGTCCCCGTCGGCCTGCACAAGTTCGCCGCCAAGTTCCCCGACCGGGTCTTCGACGTCGGCATCAGCGAACAGCACGCGGTGGCCTCCGCCGCCGGGCTCGCCACCGCCGGACTGCGGCCGGTGGTGGCGGTCTACTCGACCTTCCTGGCCCGGGCGTTCGACCAGGTACTGATGGACGTGGCCCTGCACCGCCTGCCGGTCGTCTTCGTGCTGGACCGGGCCGGCGTGACCGGACCCGACGGGCCGAGCCACCACGGCCTGTGGGACCTGTCCTGGCTGTCGCTCGTCCCCGGGCTGCGCGTGGCCGCGCCCCGAGACGCGACGAGTCTGCGCCTGCTGCTCCGCGAGGCGCTCGACCGGGACGACGGCCCCACGGTGCTGCGGTTCCCGAAGGAGCAGGCGGGAGCGCGCATCGAGCACGTCGGGCAGATCCGGGGCCTGAACGTGCTGCGCTCGCCGGAGGCCCCGAGGGCCCCCCGGGTGCTGCTGGCAGCGGCCGGTCCGATGGCCACCGCCTGTGTGGAGGCGGCCGGGCTGCTGGCCGACCAGGGCGTGGAGGCGACGGTGGTCGATCCGCGCTGGGTGGTGCCTGTCCCCGACGCGCTGGTGGAACTGGCGAGCACGTATCCGCTGACCGTGACCGTCGAGGACAACATCGGCACCGGCGGATTCGGCGAACGGCTGGGCCGGCGCGTCGCCGCGACCGGTGCCACGACCCGCGTGGCGAACCTCAGCCTGCCGGCGCGATTCGTCGAAGCCGGCAGCCGGAACGAGTTGCTGCACGCCCACGGTCTGTCGGCGCCGCGGATCGCGGAGCAGGTCCACGCCTTGACGATCGGGACGACCGGCGCGGAGGGGCGACGCATGAACGAGGCACCGTACTCCTCCGGGTGA
- a CDS encoding cytochrome P450 produces the protein MTEMTATERGVGLADQSADAETVLAWFRRMRENAPVSHDSEAGVWHVFRHADVERILADPGTFSSDFSSLMASQEDVARFIKGNLLRKDPPQHRKLRTLVSKVFTPGMVAQLAPRIEVITDELLDAKAGAEQMELVSDLAYPLPVIVIAELLGIPVEDRPMFGRWADSLVAPESQTSFIPNAERTQAMAVVMREMNAYCLEHIRHRRARPQDDLASRLVAAEVDGQRLDDEEIIGFVGLLLLAGHITTTALLGNVVLCLDEHPDAAAALRADTGGLPGAIEEVLRFRTPLAPSMRRTTRDVQVGEHTVPAGQIVLAWLASANRDERQFSEPDRFDIRRTPNAHLSFGHGIHFCLGAPLARLEVRIAVQKMLTRWSGMSIGEGVEHHDARGIVGAKRLPLHLRWA, from the coding sequence ATGACCGAGATGACGGCTACCGAGCGCGGGGTCGGTCTGGCCGACCAGTCCGCCGACGCGGAGACGGTGCTCGCCTGGTTCCGAAGGATGCGGGAGAACGCGCCCGTCAGCCACGACAGCGAAGCCGGCGTTTGGCATGTCTTCCGTCATGCCGACGTGGAGCGGATCCTTGCCGACCCGGGCACCTTCTCCTCCGACTTCAGCTCGCTCATGGCGTCGCAGGAAGATGTCGCCCGCTTCATCAAGGGCAACCTCCTCCGGAAGGACCCGCCCCAGCACCGCAAGCTGCGCACCTTGGTGAGCAAGGTCTTCACCCCGGGCATGGTCGCCCAACTGGCGCCCCGCATCGAGGTCATCACCGATGAGCTGCTGGACGCCAAGGCCGGTGCGGAGCAGATGGAACTGGTCTCGGACCTGGCGTACCCGCTGCCGGTCATCGTCATCGCCGAACTCCTGGGCATTCCGGTCGAGGATCGCCCGATGTTCGGGCGTTGGGCCGACTCACTGGTCGCGCCGGAGAGCCAGACGAGTTTCATACCGAACGCGGAACGCACCCAGGCCATGGCGGTCGTCATGCGCGAGATGAACGCCTACTGCCTGGAGCACATCCGCCACCGGCGGGCCCGGCCGCAGGACGACCTGGCCAGCAGGCTCGTGGCGGCGGAGGTGGACGGTCAGCGTCTGGACGACGAGGAGATCATCGGGTTCGTGGGGCTGCTGCTGCTCGCCGGCCACATCACGACCACGGCGCTGCTGGGCAATGTCGTCCTGTGCCTGGACGAGCATCCGGACGCCGCCGCGGCACTGCGGGCGGACACCGGCGGGCTGCCCGGCGCCATAGAAGAGGTCCTGCGTTTTCGCACACCGCTGGCTCCGAGCATGCGCAGAACGACGAGGGACGTCCAGGTCGGCGAGCACACGGTACCGGCGGGCCAGATCGTCCTCGCGTGGCTGGCCTCGGCCAACCGGGACGAGCGGCAGTTCTCCGAGCCGGATCGCTTCGACATCCGTCGCACCCCCAATGCGCACCTGAGCTTCGGGCACGGGATCCACTTCTGTCTGGGAGCACCGCTCGCCCGCCTGGAGGTCCGGATCGCCGTGCAGAAGATGCTCACTCGCTGGAGCGGGATGTCGATCGGCGAGGGGGTCGAGCACCACGATGCGCGAGGGATCGTCGGCGCCAAAAGGCTCCCGCTCCACCTCCGCTGGGCCTGA
- a CDS encoding class I SAM-dependent methyltransferase, producing MAEGFGADPERYDRTRPSYPEALVNRIVEARTQFDVVDVGCGTGIASRQFQAVGCTVLGVEPDPRMAEVARRRGLEVEASTFEAWDPSGRTFDAVVSGQTWHWLDAVAAAAKAAQALRPGGQLAVFWNAEIPPPEVLRAFGETYRRLLPDSLVARQWTTNALDGYTMLRRNAADGIRKAGAFGAPQEWRFDWQKSYSRDAWLDQLPTHGDHGQYPVATVEEVQAGIGAAIDAMGGSFTMGYATIGLNAVRTSA from the coding sequence GTGGCGGAGGGGTTCGGCGCGGATCCGGAGCGTTACGACCGGACCCGGCCCAGCTATCCCGAAGCCCTGGTGAACCGAATCGTCGAGGCCCGCACCCAGTTCGACGTCGTTGACGTCGGCTGTGGCACCGGCATCGCGTCCCGGCAGTTCCAGGCGGTCGGCTGCACGGTGCTCGGAGTGGAGCCGGATCCGCGGATGGCCGAGGTCGCGCGGCGGCGCGGACTCGAAGTCGAGGCGTCGACGTTCGAGGCCTGGGACCCGTCCGGCCGGACCTTCGACGCCGTCGTCTCCGGGCAGACCTGGCACTGGCTGGACGCGGTCGCCGCTGCAGCGAAAGCGGCCCAGGCACTGCGGCCCGGCGGACAGCTGGCGGTGTTCTGGAACGCGGAGATCCCACCCCCCGAGGTACTGCGGGCCTTCGGTGAGACGTACCGGCGGCTGTTGCCCGATTCTCTCGTTGCACGCCAGTGGACGACCAACGCCCTGGACGGGTACACGATGCTGCGCCGGAACGCAGCCGACGGGATACGGAAGGCCGGTGCGTTCGGCGCCCCCCAGGAGTGGCGGTTCGACTGGCAGAAGTCCTACTCCCGGGACGCATGGCTGGACCAGTTGCCCACGCACGGCGACCACGGCCAGTACCCGGTGGCCACGGTGGAAGAGGTGCAGGCGGGCATCGGGGCCGCCATCGACGCGATGGGGGGCAGCTTCACGATGGGCTACGCCACGATCGGGCTGAACGCGGTGCGGACGTCTGCATGA
- a CDS encoding cytochrome P450, which produces MDCVPDFPSSADTAGELHTRLGELRRQESLPRVRLPDGRQAWLVTRHEDVRTVLNDRRFTRDVMGVRARQSGADPGGARSVNMDGRPHSELRSLVAKAFTVRRIEAMTPRVQAWTDDLIDAMEREGPPADLVAHLAVPLPAIAICELLGFPVEDRDALSGWCERITAVGDGAPDPTAWLELTKYIEHLVPVKRAALGDGPAPDADILTSLVHAHDSANALTMEELLSLAVVVLAGGLETTQTAISAGMLRLFRNPDQLDKLRADPDLVTGAVEELLRYQPVIDVNRPQIATEAVRLGDQQIGEGDLVQISINAANRDAAAFPDSERFDVARGPNPHLAFGYGAHHCLGAALARLELRTAFSTLLRRLPNLRIAAPPESLSWRGGHVTLRLEELPVAW; this is translated from the coding sequence ATGGACTGTGTCCCTGATTTTCCGAGTTCCGCGGACACCGCGGGCGAACTGCACACGCGACTGGGCGAACTGCGGCGCCAGGAATCGCTCCCCCGGGTGCGGCTCCCGGACGGCCGGCAGGCTTGGCTGGTGACCCGGCACGAGGACGTCCGGACGGTCCTGAACGACCGGAGGTTCACCCGGGACGTCATGGGTGTGCGTGCCCGGCAGTCCGGCGCGGACCCGGGTGGCGCACGGTCGGTGAACATGGACGGGCGCCCCCACAGCGAGCTACGCAGCCTGGTGGCCAAGGCGTTCACCGTCCGGCGGATCGAAGCCATGACGCCGCGCGTCCAGGCGTGGACCGACGACCTGATCGACGCCATGGAACGGGAGGGCCCGCCGGCGGACCTCGTCGCCCACCTGGCCGTTCCCCTGCCCGCCATCGCCATCTGCGAGTTGCTCGGCTTCCCGGTCGAGGACCGCGACGCGCTGAGCGGCTGGTGCGAGCGCATCACCGCGGTCGGTGACGGCGCTCCCGACCCGACGGCGTGGCTCGAACTGACCAAGTACATCGAGCACTTGGTGCCGGTCAAGCGCGCGGCGCTGGGCGACGGGCCCGCACCGGACGCGGACATCCTGACCAGCCTGGTCCATGCCCACGACAGCGCGAACGCGCTGACGATGGAGGAACTGCTCTCGCTCGCCGTCGTCGTTCTCGCGGGCGGCCTGGAGACGACCCAGACCGCGATCAGTGCCGGGATGCTGCGACTGTTCCGCAACCCGGACCAGTTGGACAAACTGCGCGCCGATCCGGACCTCGTCACCGGCGCCGTCGAGGAGCTGCTGCGCTACCAGCCGGTCATCGACGTCAACCGGCCGCAGATAGCCACCGAGGCCGTGCGGCTGGGAGATCAGCAGATCGGTGAGGGAGATCTGGTCCAGATATCGATCAATGCGGCCAACCGCGACGCGGCGGCCTTTCCCGACAGCGAGCGGTTCGACGTCGCACGCGGGCCGAACCCGCATCTCGCGTTCGGCTATGGGGCGCACCACTGCCTGGGGGCGGCCCTGGCACGGCTTGAACTCAGGACGGCGTTCTCGACGCTCCTGCGGCGGCTCCCGAACCTGCGGATCGCCGCGCCACCGGAGAGTCTGAGCTGGCGGGGCGGGCACGTCACGCTTCGCCTCGAAGAGCTGCCGGTCGCCTGGTAG
- a CDS encoding fumarylacetoacetate hydrolase family protein → MLICRFVDHGRSGFGRVEHDGNGELVVPVRYDGPGRGWVDRVGRARPLGEVTLLPPAEPSKIACVALNYAADGTAAGDHRRPADPASCAVVLKPPSTLVGHGAPVGHPGAAWELRHEAELAVVIGVACKNVPPERAAEVVAGYTCANDLTGYARRAPEAPTGHPPVWAKHFDGFTPLGPWMATDLDPADLRITCRVNGETRQDGGTRGLITPVNEVVAVVSRHMSLLPGDVILTGTPGGSGPLSVGDRVEVSIAGIGTLRNTVGTVPDRPWAPDGTGNGGAALSGATHRPSGRGA, encoded by the coding sequence GTGTTGATTTGCAGATTCGTCGACCATGGCCGGAGCGGATTCGGGCGCGTCGAGCACGACGGGAACGGTGAACTCGTCGTGCCCGTACGGTACGACGGCCCCGGCCGCGGCTGGGTCGACCGCGTCGGCCGGGCGCGTCCGCTCGGCGAGGTCACACTGCTGCCGCCCGCCGAGCCCAGCAAGATCGCCTGTGTCGCGCTCAACTACGCGGCGGACGGGACAGCGGCCGGCGACCACAGGCGCCCGGCTGACCCAGCCTCCTGCGCCGTCGTGCTGAAGCCGCCGTCGACCCTGGTCGGCCACGGGGCCCCGGTGGGCCACCCGGGAGCTGCCTGGGAGTTGAGGCACGAGGCCGAACTGGCGGTGGTGATCGGGGTGGCCTGCAAGAACGTCCCGCCGGAGCGCGCGGCCGAGGTCGTGGCCGGATACACGTGCGCGAACGACCTCACCGGGTACGCGCGCCGAGCCCCGGAGGCCCCGACCGGTCACCCGCCCGTCTGGGCGAAGCACTTCGACGGCTTCACCCCGCTGGGCCCGTGGATGGCCACCGACCTGGACCCGGCGGACCTGCGGATCACCTGCCGGGTGAACGGCGAGACCAGACAGGACGGCGGCACCCGCGGCCTGATCACACCCGTGAACGAGGTCGTCGCGGTGGTGAGTCGGCACATGTCACTGCTCCCCGGCGACGTGATCCTCACCGGCACCCCCGGGGGCTCGGGGCCGCTGTCGGTGGGCGATCGGGTCGAGGTGTCCATAGCGGGGATCGGCACCCTGCGCAACACCGTCGGCACGGTGCCCGACCGGCCGTGGGCCCCCGACGGGACCGGGAACGGCGGTGCGGCGCTCAGCGGCGCCACCCACCGTCCCTCCGGAAGGGGCGCCTGA
- a CDS encoding UbiA family prenyltransferase, producing MRGRRLGRALTAHVRTWRPYTLWYVGLVGLAGHAIAAGRHGAAQLAAAWAVPTLIWVAAHYLGDYLDRELDAISKPQRPIPAGLIRPRTAVWCGTVLATAAAVTAAVVNYRSLIVAVAGIGGAMAYNGLFKAKGLLGNLVRGSLTGAALVFGAMTASAYPPVKVLVFVPVFWAHDAASNLVGTLRDVSGDRAGGYATFAVRHGLRTAVRTAVALYALAVSAAVVGILTMPGGRAGGLVMLLVAAALGGGAFGLLYASGPEPSARLALRSHEVLVVERMVLAAALLVPGFGGLIVIAVLVPLLAVTFGTQQAMRSRYEFPRGATAHPDEDAATAPAPLS from the coding sequence GTGCGCGGGCGCCGACTCGGCAGAGCGCTCACCGCCCACGTGCGGACGTGGCGGCCGTACACCCTCTGGTACGTCGGCCTGGTCGGCCTGGCCGGACACGCCATCGCCGCCGGCCGGCACGGCGCCGCTCAGCTGGCGGCGGCATGGGCGGTGCCCACCTTGATCTGGGTCGCGGCGCACTACCTCGGCGACTACCTCGACCGCGAACTCGATGCGATCAGCAAACCGCAGCGGCCCATCCCCGCGGGGCTGATCCGCCCCCGCACGGCGGTCTGGTGCGGCACGGTCCTGGCCACGGCCGCCGCCGTGACGGCGGCCGTCGTCAACTACCGGAGCCTCATCGTGGCCGTCGCCGGGATCGGCGGGGCGATGGCCTACAACGGCTTGTTCAAGGCCAAGGGACTGCTGGGCAACCTCGTCCGCGGATCGTTGACCGGCGCAGCGCTCGTGTTCGGGGCGATGACGGCCTCGGCGTATCCGCCGGTCAAGGTGCTCGTCTTCGTGCCGGTGTTCTGGGCGCACGACGCCGCGTCCAATCTGGTCGGGACCCTGCGCGACGTCTCCGGTGACCGCGCGGGCGGCTATGCCACCTTCGCGGTCCGGCACGGGCTCAGGACGGCCGTCCGGACGGCGGTGGCGCTCTACGCACTCGCCGTGTCCGCGGCCGTGGTGGGGATCCTCACCATGCCGGGCGGCCGGGCGGGCGGCCTCGTGATGCTCCTGGTCGCGGCGGCCCTGGGCGGCGGCGCCTTCGGCCTGCTGTACGCGTCCGGACCCGAGCCCTCGGCACGGCTCGCCCTGCGTTCGCACGAGGTCCTGGTCGTCGAGCGGATGGTGCTCGCGGCCGCGCTGCTGGTGCCGGGCTTCGGGGGCCTCATCGTGATCGCGGTCCTGGTCCCGCTGCTCGCCGTCACGTTCGGCACCCAGCAGGCCATGCGTTCCCGGTACGAATTCCCGCGCGGTGCCACCGCGCACCCTGACGAGGACGCGGCCACCGCGCCGGCGCCGCTTTCCTGA
- a CDS encoding prenyltransferase/squalene oxidase repeat-containing protein, translating into MCSDVDSRVEASIARAAEALFATQRPEGSWPNHRPTAVLGTAGAIVALRLADSARSRDLIERGTAWLVSAQNADGGWGGVPGAASQLVPTVVTASALRLVAPQPTEEPTRRALELLESLGGVEALADPGMVHMATTFLVLAGLRDMRGSRRIPLELLLLPRRIWRPRLSFRLAPMVAMAFIQARHSPPKGAGRLLHRLARPTALRLLREVERGENDRGGYGGDNWLAAVVCIGLCLAEAPQGMISDTVDYLRSNVAPDGSWHIMQGLDLIGGSYVARGLADAGYTDDPRLVRARQWLRGCQQDRAFPIYGAPPGGWGWEGPRGWPNFLDSANVLAALTPAGDAEPGAQLRRGLDWLMSRQDGRGSWGTFVPDTTLSNDGPCPATTAQCVEALLDGGLPRTDPRIVKALDWLPTGQRPDGTYEGLWYRGLTSATATALVAFARGGAGDAPAARRAREALLNAQLADGSWGPGETGTPGDDPSRGTVEETAWALRGLLAAGLPAEDERLRRAAEWIMSAQRDDGLWEASPVCLHIRRLAYYVDGLIGNGLALRALGAYRSALTARPVAEREAS; encoded by the coding sequence GTGTGCTCAGATGTGGACAGCCGGGTCGAGGCATCGATCGCACGCGCCGCGGAGGCGCTGTTCGCGACGCAGCGTCCGGAGGGTTCCTGGCCGAACCACCGCCCCACTGCCGTCCTGGGGACCGCCGGCGCGATCGTCGCCCTGCGCCTCGCCGACTCCGCGCGCTCGCGCGACCTGATCGAGCGGGGAACCGCCTGGCTGGTGTCCGCCCAGAACGCTGACGGCGGCTGGGGCGGCGTGCCTGGCGCCGCGTCACAGCTGGTGCCCACCGTGGTGACGGCATCCGCCCTGAGGCTGGTGGCTCCGCAGCCGACCGAGGAGCCTACGCGGCGCGCTCTGGAGCTGCTCGAATCGCTCGGCGGCGTGGAGGCGCTCGCCGACCCCGGGATGGTCCACATGGCCACGACGTTCCTCGTGCTGGCGGGCCTGCGGGACATGCGCGGCTCCCGGCGCATCCCGCTGGAGTTGCTGCTGCTGCCCCGGCGGATCTGGCGGCCCCGGCTGTCCTTCCGGCTCGCGCCGATGGTGGCCATGGCCTTCATCCAAGCCCGTCACAGCCCCCCTAAGGGGGCCGGACGGCTGCTGCACCGGCTGGCCCGACCGACCGCGCTCCGCCTGCTCCGGGAGGTGGAACGCGGGGAGAACGACCGCGGCGGGTACGGCGGCGACAACTGGCTCGCCGCGGTGGTGTGCATCGGCCTGTGCCTCGCCGAGGCCCCGCAAGGCATGATCTCCGACACCGTCGACTACCTCCGGTCGAACGTGGCGCCCGACGGCTCCTGGCACATCATGCAGGGGCTCGACCTGATCGGCGGGTCCTACGTCGCCCGCGGCCTGGCGGACGCCGGCTACACCGACGACCCGCGGTTGGTCCGGGCTCGGCAGTGGCTGCGCGGGTGCCAGCAGGACCGGGCGTTCCCCATCTACGGCGCGCCGCCCGGCGGATGGGGGTGGGAAGGCCCCCGCGGGTGGCCGAACTTCCTGGACAGCGCCAACGTGCTGGCCGCGCTCACGCCCGCCGGCGACGCGGAGCCCGGGGCACAACTGCGGCGCGGCCTGGACTGGCTGATGTCGCGACAGGACGGCAGGGGCTCGTGGGGGACCTTCGTCCCGGACACCACACTCTCCAACGACGGCCCCTGCCCCGCCACGACGGCGCAGTGCGTCGAAGCGCTGCTCGACGGCGGCCTGCCCCGCACCGACCCCAGGATCGTCAAAGCCCTGGACTGGCTCCCCACCGGCCAACGCCCGGACGGCACCTACGAGGGCCTGTGGTACCGAGGCCTCACCTCGGCGACCGCCACGGCGCTCGTCGCCTTCGCACGCGGCGGAGCGGGCGACGCCCCGGCCGCCCGGCGCGCCCGCGAGGCCCTCCTGAACGCCCAGTTGGCCGACGGTTCATGGGGGCCGGGCGAGACCGGCACGCCCGGCGACGATCCGTCGCGGGGCACCGTCGAGGAGACCGCCTGGGCGCTGCGCGGCCTGCTCGCCGCCGGTCTGCCGGCCGAGGACGAACGGCTCCGGCGGGCGGCGGAATGGATCATGTCCGCGCAACGGGACGACGGCCTGTGGGAGGCGAGCCCGGTGTGCCTGCACATCCGGCGTCTCGCCTACTACGTGGACGGCCTGATCGGGAACGGCCTGGCGCTCAGGGCGTTGGGCGCCTATCGGAGCGCGCTCACCGCCCGCCCGGTGGCGGAGCGGGAGGCTTCGTGA